Proteins encoded within one genomic window of Candidatus Campbellbacteria bacterium:
- the dnaX gene encoding DNA polymerase III subunit gamma/tau codes for MTETSLYRKYRPQNFSEVLGQEHITDTLAQSIKNNSFSHAYLFSGSRGTGKTSVARILAREIGTKPHDLYEIDAASNRGIDDIRELREAVRALPYDSPYKVYIIDEVHMLTKDAFNALLKTLEEPPAHVVFVLATTEPGKVPETIVSRCSVFQFKQPNVDILRSTTVDIAKKEGVELEPSSAELIAILGDGSYRDTLSVLQKVISARTGKKMKAEEVEKLLGAPKLTLLKDFLHHYSEGDTSGTLEVVEKIKDAGVDVHLFLRLLLSRIRAILLLRYGNDFLKKELAKQFSEEELSYLSELAKDAKNIHSLTLRDFLEIEPQIALSSIKTLPIEILLLQKGENTERAQEK; via the coding sequence ATGACTGAAACATCTCTATATCGCAAGTATCGACCCCAGAATTTTTCTGAGGTACTTGGTCAAGAACACATAACTGACACGCTCGCTCAATCGATCAAAAATAACAGTTTTTCCCACGCCTATCTTTTCTCCGGTTCTCGCGGTACCGGCAAAACATCAGTCGCCCGTATATTAGCGAGAGAAATAGGCACCAAACCGCACGATCTTTATGAAATAGACGCGGCTTCCAACCGCGGTATAGATGACATCCGCGAACTGCGCGAAGCTGTCCGCGCGCTTCCGTATGACTCGCCGTACAAGGTTTACATCATAGACGAGGTGCATATGCTCACCAAGGATGCCTTCAACGCGCTTCTCAAGACCCTGGAAGAGCCGCCAGCGCATGTTGTCTTCGTTCTTGCTACTACTGAGCCGGGCAAAGTCCCCGAGACTATAGTATCGCGCTGTAGCGTATTTCAGTTCAAACAACCAAACGTAGACATACTTCGCTCCACCACAGTTGATATAGCTAAGAAAGAAGGTGTGGAATTAGAGCCGAGTTCGGCGGAGCTTATCGCGATCCTTGGAGATGGATCATACCGAGACACACTCTCGGTCTTGCAGAAAGTGATCTCGGCTCGCACCGGAAAAAAGATGAAAGCCGAAGAAGTTGAAAAGCTTTTGGGCGCTCCCAAGTTAACTCTTCTCAAGGATTTTCTTCACCATTACTCCGAGGGAGACACTTCCGGAACTTTGGAGGTCGTGGAGAAAATAAAGGATGCTGGGGTAGACGTACATCTTTTTCTCAGGTTACTACTATCAAGAATTCGCGCGATACTCCTTCTCCGCTATGGCAATGACTTTTTGAAAAAAGAATTGGCCAAACAATTTTCCGAGGAAGAGCTTTCATATTTAAGCGAGCTCGCGAAAGACGCCAAAAACATCCATTCATTAACCCTTAGGGATTTTCTAGAAATCGAACCTCAAATTGCTCTGAGCTCCATAAAGACCCTGCCGATAGAGATACTCCTTTTGCAAAAAGGGGAAAAT
- a CDS encoding tRNA-dihydrouridine synthase encodes MALAPMANVTDAAFRRTIAKYGKPDVFWTEFVSADGLDSPGRERLLVDLKYSEEERPVVAQIFSADPLKIEKASALVNELGFDGVDINMGCPDKAVNKQGAGAALSKDLELAKEIVRAAKRGAGDLPVSVKIRLGYDQNQIEEWIPALLEVRPAVIIVHGRTRKEMSKVPARWDEIARCVEARDEWSEANNIESEERTLIFGNGDVEDLADAKEKAQKHNVDGVMLGRAIFGNPWLFDPKVDRDDVPRHERLQVMLEHAELFNKLLGEEKPFHIMRKHFGAYVSGFPNASGLRERLMNTESIDDAREVISEEIKSFSEHGVSTRQTDKIFV; translated from the coding sequence ATGGCTCTGGCGCCGATGGCAAATGTCACCGACGCGGCCTTTCGTCGTACCATAGCAAAGTACGGCAAGCCGGATGTTTTTTGGACAGAATTTGTCTCCGCGGACGGCTTAGACTCCCCGGGACGCGAGCGTCTTTTGGTTGATCTTAAATATTCAGAAGAAGAGCGCCCAGTCGTCGCGCAGATATTTTCTGCTGATCCTCTGAAAATAGAAAAAGCTTCCGCTCTCGTAAACGAGCTTGGTTTCGATGGCGTTGATATAAATATGGGCTGTCCGGACAAAGCCGTTAACAAACAAGGAGCTGGAGCCGCTCTGTCAAAAGATCTTGAGTTAGCAAAAGAGATAGTACGGGCGGCAAAACGCGGCGCCGGAGACCTGCCGGTAAGTGTAAAGATCCGACTCGGCTATGATCAAAATCAAATAGAAGAGTGGATACCGGCTCTTCTCGAAGTTCGTCCGGCAGTGATAATAGTTCACGGGCGCACTAGAAAGGAAATGTCAAAAGTTCCAGCTCGCTGGGATGAAATTGCACGTTGTGTAGAAGCGAGAGACGAATGGTCTGAGGCGAACAACATCGAGTCGGAAGAACGAACTCTTATATTTGGAAATGGGGACGTTGAAGATCTGGCCGATGCCAAAGAAAAAGCTCAGAAGCACAACGTAGATGGAGTAATGCTTGGTCGAGCTATATTTGGCAACCCGTGGTTATTCGATCCGAAGGTCGATCGAGACGATGTCCCCCGCCACGAAAGATTGCAGGTGATGCTTGAGCACGCGGAATTATTCAACAAACTTTTAGGAGAAGAAAAGCCATTTCATATTATGCGCAAACATTTTGGCGCTTATGTCTCCGGGTTTCCCAACGCCAGTGGACTGCGTGAGAGATTAATGAACACTGAGTCTATAGATGACGCTCGCGAGGTCATCAGCGAAGAAATAAAGAGTTTCTCAGAACACGGCGTATCAACAAGACAGACAGACAAAATATTTGTATAA
- the serS gene encoding serine--tRNA ligase, translating to MLDITFIRENKDLIELAAQKKHVEFDVNKLLSVDEKRRELLGSIEEKRAKQNEVSKRISDKSISSEERGFLINDMRDLKEELSKEEDELKKVMKKWRDLMLRVPNIPDVSVPEGKSDEENVEIKTWGDLPKFDFPPKNHVELMTSLDMVDLERGSKVHGFRGYFLKNDAVLLSWAIWNYAQQFFLKKNFQPFLPPTVVKKEYFYGTGHLPNDAEDLYKTQDDDYLAGTSEVPMMAYHADETLKKEDLPKRYLAFSPCYRREAGSYGKDTRGLYRVHEFYKLEQVILTEASHDESVRLHEEINRNVEEFIESLGLPYRQVLNCGGDLGLGQVKKYDIELWRPASETYGEISSASYFHDFQSRRFNIRYTDEEGKSRYVHSLNSTAVPTPRILIALLENYQNADGSITVPEVLREFLGKDTISKAN from the coding sequence ATGCTCGACATAACGTTCATAAGAGAAAACAAAGATCTGATCGAACTCGCTGCTCAGAAGAAGCACGTTGAATTTGATGTCAACAAATTACTATCGGTGGATGAAAAACGCCGTGAATTGCTGGGTTCAATCGAAGAAAAGCGAGCAAAGCAAAACGAAGTTTCAAAACGTATTTCCGATAAATCTATTTCTTCCGAAGAGCGCGGCTTTCTGATCAACGATATGCGCGACCTTAAGGAAGAACTGAGCAAAGAAGAGGACGAGCTCAAAAAGGTTATGAAAAAGTGGCGGGATTTGATGTTGCGCGTTCCGAACATACCGGACGTTTCAGTGCCGGAAGGAAAGAGCGACGAAGAAAATGTAGAGATAAAAACTTGGGGAGACTTACCAAAGTTTGACTTTCCTCCCAAAAATCACGTCGAGCTTATGACTTCGCTTGATATGGTTGACTTGGAACGCGGATCAAAGGTGCATGGATTCAGAGGCTATTTTCTAAAAAATGACGCGGTTCTTCTGTCTTGGGCGATATGGAATTACGCCCAACAATTTTTCCTAAAAAAGAATTTTCAACCGTTTCTTCCTCCTACGGTCGTAAAAAAAGAGTATTTCTACGGTACCGGACATCTTCCGAATGACGCCGAAGATCTATACAAAACCCAAGACGATGACTATTTGGCGGGAACATCCGAAGTTCCTATGATGGCATACCACGCTGATGAAACACTAAAGAAAGAAGATCTGCCCAAAAGGTATCTCGCGTTCTCTCCTTGCTACAGGAGAGAGGCCGGATCGTACGGTAAAGACACTCGAGGACTCTATCGCGTGCATGAATTTTACAAACTCGAACAAGTCATATTAACAGAAGCCAGTCACGATGAATCGGTGCGTTTGCACGAAGAGATCAATCGTAACGTCGAAGAGTTTATCGAAAGCTTAGGACTCCCATATCGTCAGGTGCTCAACTGTGGTGGTGACTTGGGATTGGGGCAAGTTAAAAAGTATGATATTGAATTATGGCGACCGGCCTCAGAGACCTATGGTGAGATCAGCTCCGCCTCTTATTTCCACGACTTTCAATCACGTCGATTTAATATCCGCTATACAGATGAGGAAGGCAAGAGCCGTTACGTGCATTCGCTAAATTCTACAGCGGTGCCAACGCCGAGAATTCTCATAGCTTTACTCGAAAATTATCAAAACGCTGACGGAAGCATTACCGTTCCCGAGGTTTTGCGGGAGTTCTTAGGCAAAGACACTATTAGCAAGGCAAACTGA
- the dprA gene encoding DNA-processing protein DprA translates to MNTFNDSQMHTLLPNEFPALLNEIPDPPKKLYIEGSPIKESGVRIAVVGSRKYSEYGKRATESIISGLANYNVTIVSGCALGIDSIAHQAALRHNINTIGIPGSGLDKSVFYPRSNFFLRDKILEAKGSLLSEFEPNQKAERWTFPKRNRIMAGISHAILVIEAAEKSGTLITARLGLEYDREVMAVPGSIFSETSAGTNDLIRDGARPILSAQDIIEELSLEEKEDLEKETDNANEYGDILSNFSEKISRDEFIANVGNTEEALIILTKMELKGIIRIQGDTIYKN, encoded by the coding sequence ATGAACACGTTTAACGACTCCCAGATGCACACACTATTACCAAATGAGTTCCCCGCTCTTCTTAACGAAATTCCCGACCCTCCTAAAAAACTCTATATTGAAGGCAGCCCCATAAAAGAATCGGGGGTACGTATTGCGGTTGTAGGTAGTAGAAAATATTCCGAATACGGTAAACGCGCGACCGAATCTATTATATCTGGACTGGCCAACTATAACGTAACAATTGTGTCAGGGTGTGCTCTTGGTATTGACTCTATAGCGCACCAAGCCGCTTTGAGACACAACATAAACACGATCGGTATACCCGGATCCGGCCTAGACAAATCAGTGTTCTACCCCCGCTCCAATTTCTTCCTAAGAGATAAAATTTTGGAAGCCAAGGGAAGTCTCCTCTCTGAGTTCGAACCAAATCAAAAAGCCGAGCGCTGGACTTTTCCGAAACGCAACCGTATTATGGCCGGAATATCGCACGCGATCCTAGTCATCGAAGCCGCCGAGAAGTCAGGGACTCTCATTACCGCTCGTTTAGGATTGGAATACGATCGTGAAGTTATGGCCGTACCGGGATCCATCTTTTCCGAGACTTCCGCCGGAACGAACGACCTTATACGCGACGGTGCTCGCCCGATCCTTTCAGCCCAAGATATTATCGAGGAGTTATCACTTGAGGAAAAAGAAGATCTCGAGAAAGAAACAGACAATGCAAATGAATATGGCGATATTCTGAGTAATTTCTCCGAGAAGATCAGTCGCGATGAATTCATAGCCAACGTAGGCAACACAGAAGAGGCGCTGATAATATTAACCAAAATGGAGCTGAAAGGGATCATCCGAATTCAAGGTGACACTATCTATAAAAATTAA